From a single Rhinolophus ferrumequinum isolate MPI-CBG mRhiFer1 chromosome 15, mRhiFer1_v1.p, whole genome shotgun sequence genomic region:
- the LOC117035448 gene encoding LOW QUALITY PROTEIN: uncharacterized protein LOC117035448 (The sequence of the model RefSeq protein was modified relative to this genomic sequence to represent the inferred CDS: inserted 3 bases in 2 codons; deleted 2 bases in 1 codon; substituted 5 bases at 5 genomic stop codons), whose product KGLTDLFESVMHTHSPTWDDCQQLLKTLFTTEEREQILTEARKNVPGDNGRPTTLPNLMDERFPLNRPDWDFENAEGRERLRVYRQTLMAGHRAAARRPTNLAKVKAIMQGENESPAVFLECLYDAXRQYTPMDPLAEENQSAVIMSFINQAAPDIRKKLYKQEGLGETSIRDLMKVAERVFNTRETPAEREDRIRKENQELQERIRKEDREQQSRENRRQQREMARILLAGVQSTVRAGPSPAGPARPWRPRPRLDRGQCANCKEYGHXKRECPKRQGQTGQDARVLLAGMDSDXGTVTSXLPESWVTAYVEGKPVKFMVDTGAQYSVLNKPTGPLSQKTSLVQGATGSKAYRWTXASRRQVDLGRHQVTHSFLVIPECPAPLLGRDLLTKIRAQIHFEPDGIKVLDGQGQPLHISTLSLADEHRLFALQDNPYNPPSTEWPRDIDYWLKTYPQAWAEIAGVGQAAHRAPVVVELKALAQPIRIRQYPMCAEARKGIAPHINRLLEAGILKPCHSAWNTPLLPVKKTGXKDYRPVQDLKEVNKRVEDIHPTVPNPYTLLSHLPPSHVWYTTLDLKDAFFSIALAPSSQHIFAFEWHDGNMGTPGQLTWTRLPQGFKNSPTLFNEALNQDLDSFRQSHNSVTLLQYVDNLLLAAPSEAECQQATGDLLQELGQLGYRASAKKAQICRQTVTYLGYKLKEGTRWLTEAMKETILRLPVPTSAREVCEFLGTTGYCRLWILGYAEIAKPLYEATKDKVPWAWGSGQQKAYDELKVTLLRAPALALPDPLKPFTLFVDERRGIAKGVLMQRLGPWKRPVAYLSKKLDPVAAGWPPCLRIIAAVALMVKDADKLTFGQHLKVVTPHAIEGVLKYPPGRWMTNARLTHYQGLLLDAPRIIFAEPTALNPATLLPTPDLGAPLHDCQEIMAEVTXVRPDLQDATLPNSELVWYTDGSSFIIDGVRRAGAAVVDQGGNIIWSASLSPGTSAQKAELMALVEALERAEGRRVTVYTDSRYAFGTVHVHGAIYRERGFVTAEGKVLSNLPEVRRLLMAVQMPRTVAVVHVPGHQSARTPEAEGNRRADEAAKTAAVASSALALTLPTPELPRLPPQPDYTPEDLRWIQSHHCPESDQQGWHRDTKGRLILPAQLGLFLLSNLHQATHLGKKKLLTILESARLRFPRQAAQIQEIVDQCVGCQAMKPSRKGPQHTGTRVRGRAPGRSWEVDFTEVKPGRCGYKYLLVMADTFSGWVEAFPTKRETAQVVAKALLEEIIPRYGRHLPLQFGSRLPTGRTVCQRLFSDIWSALLSEQGKRVVLQAAASPGLVHPPFIPVVAKGCPLGVVRPFR is encoded by the exons aaaggcctaactgacctgttcgagtctgtcatgcacacacacagtcccacttgggatgattgccagcagcttcttaagaccttattcaccaccgaggagcgcgagcagatcctcaccgaggccagaaagAATGTCCCCGGCGACAACGGGCGACCAacgaccttgccgaacctgatggacgagcgctttcccctgaatagaccggattgggactttgagaacgcagaaggtagggagcgtctccgagtctaccgccagactcttatggcaggtcACCGAGCGGCAgcacgccgccccaccaatttggccaaggtaaaggctataatgcaaggggaaaatgaaagcccGGCCGTGTTTTTAGAATGCCTCTATGATGC TAGACAGTACACCCCGAtggaccccctggcagaggagaaccagtcggctgtaattatgtcctttataaaccaggctgccccagatattaggaagaaattgtataaacaggagggactgggagagaCGTCCATTCGGGATTTGATGAAAGTAGCAgagagagtcttcaacactcgagagactcccgcagaaagggaggatagaattaggaaagaaaatcaggaattacaggaacgaatcaggaaggaagacagagagcaacaGAGTAGGGaaaacaggaggcagcagagggagatggccaggatcttgttggcaggcgtgcaaagcacagtcagggCGGGACCGAGTCCAGCCGGACCAGCCCGACCATGGAGACCGCGGCCccgactggataggggacagtgtgcaaactgcaaagaaTATGGACATTGAaagagggagtgccccaagcgccagggccAAACCGGGCAAGACGCACGGGTTCTGCTGGCGGGAATGGACAGTGACTAGGGGACAGTGACTAGTTAGTTAcccgagtcttgggtaactgcgtatgtggaggggaagccagtaaAATTcatggtagacacaggagcccagtactcagttttgaaCAAGCCTACGGggcccttatctcagaaaaccagtttggtgcaaggggcaactgggtccaaggcttatcggtggacC TAGGCCAGTAGGCGCCAAGTGGACTTAGgccgccaccaagtgacccactccttcctgGTTATCCCTGAATGTCCTGCCCCCTTATtggggcgcgatctcctgactaagatTAGGGCCCAGATCCACTTTGAGCCGGATGGCATCAAGGTATTGGATGGCCAGGGACAGCCCCTCCATATCTCGACCCTGTCTCTTGCGGACgaacatcgcctgttcgccctgcaagacaacccctacaaccctccctctacagaatggccccgtgatatagattattggcttaaaacgtaccctcaggcgtgggcggaaatagcgggtgtgggccAGGCGGCCCAccgagcaccagtagtggtggaacttaaagccttggcccagcctatccggatccgccagtaccccatgtgtgcagaggcgcggaaagggattgccccACACATTAACCGTCtactggaagctggaatactgaaaccttgccattctgcctggaacaccccacttctccccgttaagaaaACGG GgaaagattataggccagtccaggacCTGAAGGAAGTGAATAAGAGGGTCGAAGACATCCACCCCACGGTCCCTAACCCTTATACCTtgctaagtcacttgcccccttcacatgtctggtatactaccttagacctaaaggatgctttttttagcatagccctggcacccagcagccaacacatttttgccttcgaatggCATGATGGCAATATgggaacccccgggcagctgacctggactagactaccgcaaggcttcaaaaactctccaactctgtttaatgaagccctaaatcaggatttggactcgtttcgccagagccataattcagttacgctcctgcagtacgtagatAACTTGCTTCTGGCGGCCCCTTCCGAGGCCGAATGCCAacaggccactggagacctcctccaggagctggggcagttgggctatcgggccagtgcaaagaaggctcaaatatgcaggcaaacagtcacctacctggggtataagctgaaagaaggaaccagatggctgacagaggccatgaaagagactattcttagacttccagtcccgacctcagcCCGAGAGGTCTGTGAGTTTTTagggacgacaggctactgccggctgtggattctggggtatgctgaaatagcgaaacctctgtatgaggcaaccaaggataaggtcccttgggcctgggggtcaggcCAACAGAAGGCCTATGATGAACTCAAGGTCACTCTCTTGAGAGCCCCGGCcctggcattgccagaccccctgaagcccttcactctctttgttgatgagagaAGGGGAATAGCAAAAGGAGTGCTAATGcagcgtctggggccctggaaacgtccggttgcctatttatccaagaagctagatccagttgcagcaggatggcccccgtgcttaaggatcattgcggcagtagccctaatggtgaaggatgccgataaactcacttttgggcaacatctgaaggtggtgaccccccatgcgatcgagggggtcctgaaatacccccctggtaggtggatgacCAATGCCCGCCTAACccattaccaaggactcttgctagatgcaccccggatcatcttcgctgaacccaccgctctgaatccagccaccctgctgccaaCCCCGGATCTGGGAGCTCCCCTGCATGAttgccaagagatcatggcagaagtcacctaggtgcgccccgacctccaggacgccacactacccaacagtgagttggtatggtacactgatggaagcagcttcattatagatggtgtgcggagggcaggcgcagcggtggtagaccaaggCGGGAACATCATTTGGAGTGCCTCGCTTTCCCCGGGGACCTCAGCCCAGAAGGCCGAACTGATGGCGCTGGTGGAGGCACTGGAACGGGCCGAAGGGagacgagtgactgtctacaccgatagccgctacgcctttggcactgtccatgtgcatggcgctatctaccgggaaagaggctttgttacagcggaaggaaagGTTCTGAGCAATCTCcctgaggtacgaagactgctGATGGCCGTGCAAATGCCCCGGACAGTTGCAGTTGTCCACGTCCCCGGGCACCAGTCTGCCCGgaccccggaagctgaaggaaaccggcgagcggatgaagccgccaaAACAGcggcagtagcttcatcagctttagcactcaccctgcccacacccgAGCTCCCTCGCCTGCCCCCGCAACCTGACTACACTCCGgaagacctgcgatggatccagaGCCACCACTGCCCGGAGtctgatcagcaggggtggcatcgggatacaaaaggaagattgatactgccggcacagctaggactgtttcttctttccaacctgcatcaagccacccacttaggaaaaaagaagttgctgacgattctcgagtccgcccgcctccggtttccccgacaagcAGCTCAGATCCAAGAGATCGTAGATCAGTGCGTTGGGTGCCAGGCTATGAaacccagtaggaaaggaccccaacatacaggtacgagggtacggggaagagcgccgggacggagttgggaagtggattttactgaggtaaagcctgggaggtgTGGGTATAAGTACTTGTTAGTAATGGCTGACACATTTTCaggctgggtggaagccttccccacgaaacgggagactgcccaGGTTgttgctaaggcattactagaagaaattattcccagata CGGACGCCATTTGCCTCTGCAGTTCGGTTCCAGACTCCCGACTGGTCGAACAGTGTGCCAGCGCCTCTTCTCAGACATTTGGTCGGCTCTCCTTTCCGAGCAGGGGAAGCGG GTCGTCCTCCAGGCCGCGGCCTCCCCGGGGCTTGTGCACCCGCCGTTCATCCCCGTAGTCGCCAAGGGCTGCCCCCTGGGTGTTGTTCGCCCTTTCCGCTGA